DNA sequence from the Pedobacter sp. W3I1 genome:
TTGCCAAAAGCGATTATAAGTGGTGAACCGACCACAGCCGATCCGGTTGCAGTTTCGGCAAGGTTTATTCCTGGCAGTGGAGATAAAAAAGACAGTTTACTTATCGAAGCCAAAATTTTAAAAGGCTGGCATATCTATGCCTATGTAGCTAAAGATAATCCATTTGTGGTTACCGAAACCCGTCTCGAACTTCCTGAAGGCGCCGTAGCTGATCAGGAATGGAAAACAACAGCAGCTATTCCTTATCCGGGCAACGCGGGCATGTTTATTTTTGAAGGAAAGGCAAACTTTAGGATTATGGTTGATTACAGCAAGGCAAAAGCCGGTACTAAAATTAAATGCGGCCTGTACTATCAGGTGTGTGATGAAACCAAATGTTATCCACCGAAAGAGAAAATATTAGAAATATCTATTTAAGCTACTTATACACACGGTATGGCCTGTAAAATGGCCTTATTGTTTTACCCTAAAAGAATATGAAACCTATTATCAGGCTTTGCCTGTTTATGTTGAGTGTAATTGTATGTACTTCGCTTCGGGCGCAATCTCCTGCGAATAAAGCAGCTGCTCTTCACCACAAACTTCTCGCAGAAATGATTGCAATACCTGCACCCAATTTTACCTTAAAAAACCTTGACGGCAATGTGGTATCGCTAAAGGATCTAAAAGGAAAAGTAATTGTGCTCGATTTCTGGTCGACATGGTGTGTACCCTGCAAAAAATCTTTTCCGGCGATGCAGCTTGCCGTTAATACCTATAAAAATGATCCTTCAGTAAAATTTTTATTTATCCATACCTGGGAAACCACCAAAACACCGGTTGAAGATGTAAAAAAATACATGGCTCAATCGGGTTTTAATTTTCAGGTGCTAATGGACCTGAAAGATGAAGCTGGACGTAATGCTGCGGTTGAAGCTTACGGCGTAAGTGCCATCCCTGCAAAATTTATTATCGATAAAGCAGGCAATATTGTATTTAAACTCACTGGGTTTACGGGAACCGATGCCGATGCACTCAAAGAAATTTCTGAGCGGATTAACCTGGCAAAAAATCATAAATAACAAATGAATAATTCCATAAAGGGAATAGTAGTAACGATAGTTATGCTCCTCAGCTTAAATGCTGTGGCCCAGAAAAAACAGGTTGCCAAATTCCAGAAAACCATTGCCGAAGCCGTAAAAAAAGCATATCCGGCGAGTGTACGGATGTGGGGTTTTGATGTGCAGCAGAACCAAAGAACCAGTGGCCAGTTTAGTGGGGTGGTGGTTAGTGCCGATGGTTATATCCTAACCGCTGCACACACCATTTTGCCTGGTAAAAATTATAAGGTTTTTTTTCCTGATGGCCGCGAATGCATCGCGCTGGCCCTTGGTAAAATAGAAAATAAAGAGACGCCAGGCATTCCAGATGTGGGCATGATGAAAATTACGGATAAAGGTACCTGGCCATTTGCAGAAATAGGTTATTCAGCGAGCTTGCTTAAAAATGAACCTTGTATCAGTATTTCATATCCCGAAACTTTAAATCAAACGCTGCCAACCTTAAGGTTAGGAAATATTGCAGAAGTGAAAAATGAATATGGTTTTATCCGCTCCACCTGTAAAATGGAGCCTGGCGATTCTGGTGGTCCTTTATTTGATTACCATGGCCGTGTAATTGGTTTGCACAGTGCCATTGATGTTTCGGAGGACATGAATTTTGAAATCCCTGTTGACCTTTACCGCCGATATTGGACAGCCCTAAACAGCGAAAGGCTTTATACCGCTTTTCCCGAAAAGGTGGATGAGGTGAAAGTAGACCCGTTGTCTTTGGTTCTGCAAAAGGAAAATAAACAAAAGGCATTACACCCTGATTTTGATGTGCCCACCCTTAGAAATAGCTGCTTTTCCATCAAAAGTGTGATAAAAGGCAAAACTCAGGAGATTAATGCCAGTTTATTAAATGTTAAAACATCAAGTGGAGTTAAAAAACAGTTTTTACTGAGTAAAAACACGATGATAGGTGAAGAAGCCCAGTGTTATATTAATGGAACCGCCATGCCGATTAAGCTAATTGGAAAAGATCAGGAAAACGACCTGGTTTTATTTGAGCTTGAAAAACACATAAATGGTGGAATTGATTTAAATATTTCTAATCGCGATACTGTTGG
Encoded proteins:
- a CDS encoding TlpA disulfide reductase family protein, whose protein sequence is MKPIIRLCLFMLSVIVCTSLRAQSPANKAAALHHKLLAEMIAIPAPNFTLKNLDGNVVSLKDLKGKVIVLDFWSTWCVPCKKSFPAMQLAVNTYKNDPSVKFLFIHTWETTKTPVEDVKKYMAQSGFNFQVLMDLKDEAGRNAAVEAYGVSAIPAKFIIDKAGNIVFKLTGFTGTDADALKEISERINLAKNHK
- a CDS encoding trypsin-like peptidase domain-containing protein, which codes for MNNSIKGIVVTIVMLLSLNAVAQKKQVAKFQKTIAEAVKKAYPASVRMWGFDVQQNQRTSGQFSGVVVSADGYILTAAHTILPGKNYKVFFPDGRECIALALGKIENKETPGIPDVGMMKITDKGTWPFAEIGYSASLLKNEPCISISYPETLNQTLPTLRLGNIAEVKNEYGFIRSTCKMEPGDSGGPLFDYHGRVIGLHSAIDVSEDMNFEIPVDLYRRYWTALNSERLYTAFPEKVDEVKVDPLSLVLQKENKQKALHPDFDVPTLRNSCFSIKSVIKGKTQEINASLLNVKTSSGVKKQFLLSKNTMIGEEAQCYINGTAMPIKLIGKDQENDLVLFELEKHINGGIDLNISNRDTVGIEMGKLLYSIDPAGKVMRSVVGSSLFNLPKINSQPYLGAMVVYNSSPVQFSLIKEGSPAEKAGIKVGDELISINGKTIKKANEFAPEILKYWADDEVSFEWENPSGKMKKTFKLDGRGQSVFNHPAEKFEGGKSERRDGFNAVFTHDAAIKPNACGSPVFDWEGNFYGINIARFSRTTTVVIPKKTIIDFVLKIMQ